Sequence from the Nitrincola iocasae genome:
TATTGCGCTTGTCAGGCGTTAACAGATAAGCGTAGGCCTGATGGTGGGAGCGACCGACACGGCCACGCAACTGATGCAACTGCGCCAGGCCGAATTTATCTGCACGCTCAATGATAATGGTATTGGCGTTGGGAATGTCGATACCGGTTTCGATGATGGTGGTACACACCAGAACATTAAAGCGCTTGTGGTAAAAGTCGCTCATCACCTGTTCCAGTTCGCGCTCACGCATCTGTCCATGACCCGCTGCGACACGGGCTTCTGGCACCAGGGCGTCAATTTCAGTAACCACTTTGTCGATGGTTTTGACTTCGTTGTGCAGGAAGTAGACCTGTCCACCGCGTAACAGCTCACGCAGTATGGCTTCTTTAAGCAGCGCAGGATCTGATTGGCGGACAAAGGTTTTCACCGATAGACGGCGAGCCGGCGGGGTGGCGATGATGGAAAGGTCGCGCATGCCGGACATGGCCATATTCAGGGTACGTGGAATCGGTGTGGCCGTCATGGTCAGAATATCGACTTCTGCGCGCAATGCTTTGATCTTTTCCTTCTGCTGAACACCGAAACGGTGCTCTTCATCGATAATCAGCAGGCCCAGGTTTTTGTAAGTCAGACTACCTTGCAGCAGCTTGTGTGTACCAATCAGAATATCCACCTGACCGTCACTCAGTTGTTGGGCAATGACTTGCTGCTGTTTGGCGCTGCGAAAACGCGAGATGAGCTCTACATTGATTGGCCAGTCGGCAAAACGGTCGCGGAAATTATCGAAATGCTGTTGTGCCAGCAGAGTGGTAGGCACCAACACCGCTACTTGTTTACCCGCTTGCGCGGCAATAAATGCCGCTCGCATGGCTACTTCGGTTTTACCAAAGCCCACATCACCACACACCAGTCGGTCCATGGGTTTGGCTGAGCGCATATCACGGATGACCGCGTCTATGGCACTGGCCTGATCCGGGGTTTCTTCAAACGGAAAAGTCGCGGCAAAACGTTCGAAATCGGTTTCAGGAAAGTCAAAAGAAAAGCCTTCGCGGGCATTACGGCGGGCATAAATATCCAACAGCTCGGCGGCTGTATCTCGGACTTTTTCAGCCGCCTTGCGGCGCGCCTTACTCCATTGTTCGGTACCCAGGCGGTGCAGCGGGGCGAGCTCATCGGTAGCGCCTGAGTAGCGACTGATCAAGTGTAGTGAAGAAACCGGCACATAGAGTTTCGCTTCGTTGGCGTATTCCAACATTAAAAATTCATTGATCTGCCCGTCAACCGTGATGCTTTGCAGGCCACGGTAGCGGCCGACACCATGGTCAATATGCACCACCGGTGCATTCGTGGTCAGTTCAGACAGGTGGCGGATAACCTGGTCAGACTGTTCCTTCTCGCGTTGGCGACGACGGCGCTGAAAAATCTGTCGACCAAACAGCTGTGTCTCCGTGACCAGGTGTAACTCACCCGGAATGGAAATGCCCTGGTCCAGCGCAAATACGCTGATACCCAGTCTTACCGGGTTCGCCTGGAAGGCTTGCCAGCTGTCAATGTCTGTGGCTTTTAGATGGGTGCGCCGCAACAGTTCTTGCAAGGCTTCGCGACGACCGGGCGATTCTGCACAGATCAGGAAATGTGCATCGGTGTCGCGCTCCATTAACTGCTTGAGTTTATGCAGTGGCTCATCACTGCCGGGTTCCGCCGTCAGGTCGGCAGGCACACTGCAAGGCAGGTTGTCGCGTCCGGGTTTGCGTTGTTCTGTTTCGGTTGTGACGCGAATGCGTGGGTAGTGCTTGAGTTGTCCAAGCAGTTCATCAGCCGAAAGGTAAAGTGCCTGGGGGCTCAGTAGGGGGCGCTGAATATCAAAGTTGCGTTCCTGATAGCGGTTTTCGACTTCTTCCGCAAAATGTCTGGCGGCTTCACTGACACCCGCTTGTTCAACAAACAGCGTTTGCTCGGGCAGATAGTCAAACAGCGTAGCGAGCTGATCGAAAAACAGCGGCAGGTAGTATTCGATACCGGCGGGCGCGATGCCCTCGGAAACGTCGCGGTACACCGGGCAGCGGTTAAAATCGACTTCAAAGACTTCGCGCCAACGCTGCTTGAAATGACGTATAGAATCCTGGTTAAACGGAAATTCACGTGCAGGTAGAAGACGAATCCGCTCCAGTTGATCGATGGAGCGTTGTGTTTCAGGATCAAAGGTACGCAGGGTTTCGATTTCATCATCAAACAGATCGATACGAAAGGGCAGGTCACTACCCATCGGGAAAATATCGATAATTGCGCCACGCACGGCAAACTCACCATGCTCATACACAGTATTAACCGCCTGGTAACCGGCATGAACCAGTTGTTGGCGTATGGCATCCGGATTGAACTCCTGTCCCTTATCCAGACTCAGGCTGTTGCCGGTAATAAAGGTGGTGGGCGCTATGCGCTGCATCAGCGTGGATGCCGAGACAATTAAAATGCCACGCTTCATGGCGGGTAAGCGATAGAGGGTTTCTATACGCTGAGAAATAATATCCTGATGGGGTGAAAAGGTATCGTATGGCAGGGTTTCCCAATCAGGCACCAGCAGTATTTCATTGTCATCCTGACTGAAAAAAAGGGCTTCCTGACGGATACGTAGTGCAGTTTCATTATCTTTGCATACCAGTACCACCAGCCCTTGTTGCTGACGGGTTAGTAGTTGTTGCAGTACTAAACCCGTGCTACACCCGGTGACATGTCCAACACGTTTGATGTCGCCGGCTGAGTGCGGCAGCGCAAAGCTAAATGGGGCCAGCAAGGTAAGCTCCTATAATTATTCGATTACAAAGAATCTCAAAGGGGGTTATTTTAACTAAAGCTGTAAAAAAACACAGTGATTCAGTCAATTTAGGTTTAAATTAACCTTTATTGTTGGTTCGGACCAAAGTCTATTGAATCGAATTTGATCCGGATGGCGTAAACAGGGATAATGCGCGCACGCAAATGGAGCCATTACAATTTCGGAGCAAGCTGTGAGCCAAGAACTGATTTTAGCGGACTGGAATGCGCGTGAGTCGATTGCTGAAGCAATGATTCCGTTGGTCGGTCGACTTTACCGTGAACGTAACGTCGAGATCTCTATCTATGGTCGCGTCATCGTGAAACGTTCGGTGATCGACGTCATCAAGGCACACCGCTTTGTAAGACAGGTAGAGGATGAAGAGTTGTCAGTGATCGATACCTTTCCGGTACTCGAAGTGATCAGTGGCCTGGATCTTCATAATGCACATGTGGATATTGCCAAACTGGCAGTTAAATTCCGTACTGAAGCCAAAGGGCGCTCGCTGGAGCAGTTCGTCGCTGATGAAATGGTGGATGCGGTAGGCCCGATTGATGATCGTAAACCGGTAGATGTTGTGCTTTATGGTTTTGGTCGTATCGGTCGTATACTGGCGCGTCAGTTGGTAGATCGTGCGGGTATCGGGCATAGCATGCGTTTACGTGCGGTTGTTGTGCGTAAGGGGAATGCAGACAACGATCTGGAAAAACGCGCCAGCCTGTTGCGCCGTGATTCTGTGCATGGCTCATTCAAAGGTACGATCCAGGTAGATGAAGAAAATCAATCTATCATTGCCAATGGTGTGGCTATTCAAGTGATCTTTGCCAGTCAGCCTGAAGATGTTGACTACACCCAGTACGGTATCAATAACGCTTTGGTTATCGATAACACCGGTATGTTCCGTGATGCTGAGGCTATGTCTCGTCACTTGAAAGCCAAGGGTGCGGCAAGAGTGATGTTGACAGCCCCGGGTAAAAATATGAAAAACATCGTCATGGGTGTTAATCATCTGGATATTACCGCTGAAGACACCATCCTTTCAGCCGCATCTTGTACCACGAATGCAATTGTGCCAGTTCTGAAGGCGTTGCAGGATAAGTTTGGTATAGAGAATGGTCATGTAGAAACGGTGCATTCTTATACTAATGACCAGAACCTGATCGATAACTACCATAAGGGTAGTCGCCGTGGCCGTGCAGCGGCGCTGAATATGGTTATTACTGAAACCGGTGCGGCCAAGGCAGTTGCCAAGGCGCTACCTGAGCTGGAAGGTAAATTGACCGGTAATGCGATTCGTGTGCCAACACCGAACGTATCTATGGCGATTTTGAACCTGAACCTGAAAACCGGAACCACTAAAGAAGAGTTGAATGACTACCTGCGCTTTATTGCGTTGCATTCAGATTTGCAGAAACAGGTGGATTACAGTAACTCACCTGAAGCTGTGTCTTCTGATTTCGTAGGTTCCCGGGCGGCGGGTGTTGTTGATGCGCTGGCAACGATTGCTGAAGGCAACCGTTGTGTGCTGTATGTCTGGTACGATAATGAGTATGGCTATAGCTGTCAGGTTATTCGTATGGCGCAACAGATTTGTAATACTACCTTGAAGCCTTATCCGCTTGAAGATAAGTAATAATAGTTAGTGTTAGTTAAAAAAGGGTGCCACATTGAAAATGTGGCACCCTTTTTTGTTTGTGCCAGCATAAAGCAGCCCCTGAAATTTCTGCAAATATGCCACGCATGCTGTTAGAGTGCTGCGGCTCTATAGATATTCTGTATGTTCTTGTTGGATCTAAGTTTATAGCGATAATGTCTATGCTTTAAACATTTCTGCAACTTTAGGATGAGCGGTTAGCTGCAGTAGCTGGTAGAAAAATTACAAGAATATCAGCTATAATGGCAAAGTTTTTAGGTGGAATTTTGCTCTGTTCAATAACAATAATCAGTCGTATTTCAGTGGTGCTGAAGGCTGGCTGACTTAGTGAGCAGAAAACAAGGTTTCGGATTTTTTAGTTAGATTGGGTGAGGCGAATGATCAGGATCAAGAAAGGTCTGGATCTACCGATAACGGGCGAACCGGCGCAGACAATTGAAGAGGCTGCAAAAGTAAGTTCGGTCGCACTTATTGGTTATGATTATGTTGGCATGAAACCAACCATGGCCGTTAAAGAAGGTGACCGTGTTAAGCTCGGGCAAGTGATCTTTACCGATAAAAAAACCGAAGGCGTTCAATATACAGCTCCTGGTGCAGGTGTGGTCAAAACGATCAACCGGGGTGAGCGCCGTGTATTACAGTCTGTCGTCATTGAACTGGATGCTGAAGAAGAGGCTATCGAATTCAGCCAATATGCAGCCGACCAGTTGGCTACATTGACACGTGAACAGGTGCAGGAGAACCTGGTTCAGTCAGGTCTCTGGACAGCTTTGCGTACCAGACCTTTCAGTAAAGTACCTGCAGCGGGAACAGTGCCTCACTCCATCTTCGTCACTGCCATGGATACCAATCCTCTTGCAGCTGATCCGCAGGTAATTATTGCTGAGCAGGAAGAGGCTTTCAAACAAGGCTTGGCGTTACTGACCAAGCTAACTGATGGCAAGGTGTATTTGTGTAAAGCACCGGGTGCAGCCATTCCATCGGTTGATGGTGTGGTCACTGAAGAGTTTGACGGCCCGCACCCTGCAGGTAATCCCAGTACGCATATTCACTTCCTGGACCCGGTATCTCAGCAGAAAACTGTCTGGCAGATCGGTTATCAGGATGTCATTGCCTTCGCTAAGCTCTTTACCACAGGACGTTTGCATCTGGATCGAGTCGTCGCTTTGGCAGGCCCACAGGTTGAAAAACCGGTGCTGATCCGTACCCGTGTCGGCGCCTGTCTGACTGAGCTGACTGCCGGTAAACTGCGTAGTGGTAAGAACAGAATTATCAGCGGTTCCGTTTGGAATGGTATGACAGCCTCTGGCCCGCTGGGTTATTTGACTCGTTATACCAATCAGCTCTCTGTGTTACTGGAAGGTGATGAACGTGAGTTCATGGGCTGGATTGCTCCGGGCAAAGACAAGTTCTCGGTACTGAACATGTTTATTTCCAAGTTTGCACCAGGTAAGCGTTTTGCCTTTACCACCACTACCAATGGTTCTGAACGAGCCATGGTACCGGTAGGGCAATTCGAGGAGCTGATGCCTCTGGATATTCTGCCGACGCAGCTGATGCGAGCACTCGTCACTGGCGATATTGTGCTGGCTATGCAGCTGGGTTGTCTTGAGTTGGATGAAGAGGATGTTGCACTCTGTTCTTTTGCCTGTGTAGGTAAGTATGAGTACGGCCCGATTCTCCGTGACAATCTGACGCGCATTGAAAAAGAGGCGTAGGAGACAGGCATGAGTATTAGAGCTGTTTTAGATAAAATGGAGCCGCATTTCCACAAAGGCGGCAAATATGAAAACTGGTATGCTCTGTTTGAAGCTGTGGATACTATTTTCTATACGCCGGGTAAGGTCACCCGTGCCGGTGCACATGTGCGTGATGGTGTTGACCTGAAGCGTATGATGATACTGGTGTGGATGTGTACCTTTCCTGCCGTTTTCTTTGGTTTGTACAGCGTCGGCCTGCAAGCTAATACGGCTATGGCGCAACTGGGGCTAACCGAAGCTGAGGGCTGGAGAGGCTCTATTCTGAGCGCTTTGACCAGTTATAACGCCAGCAGCCTGTGGGATAATATTATCCACGGTGCGGTATACTGGTTACCCATCTATGCTGTGACCTTTATTGTCGGTGGCTTCTGGGAAGTCCTGTTCGCCATGAAGCGTGGCCATGAAGTCAACGAAGGCTTCTTTGTCACATCGATCCTCTTCTCACTGATTTTACCGGCTACAATTCCGTTGTGGCAGGTTGCACTGGGTATTACCTTTGGTGTTGTGATCGGTAAAGAAGTGTTTGGTGGTACCGGTAAGAACTTCCTGAATCCTGCCTTGACTGGTCGTGCTTTCCTTTACTTTGCCTACCCGGCCCAGATATCCGGGGAT
This genomic interval carries:
- the mfd gene encoding transcription-repair coupling factor; translated protein: MAPFSFALPHSAGDIKRVGHVTGCSTGLVLQQLLTRQQQGLVVLVCKDNETALRIRQEALFFSQDDNEILLVPDWETLPYDTFSPHQDIISQRIETLYRLPAMKRGILIVSASTLMQRIAPTTFITGNSLSLDKGQEFNPDAIRQQLVHAGYQAVNTVYEHGEFAVRGAIIDIFPMGSDLPFRIDLFDDEIETLRTFDPETQRSIDQLERIRLLPAREFPFNQDSIRHFKQRWREVFEVDFNRCPVYRDVSEGIAPAGIEYYLPLFFDQLATLFDYLPEQTLFVEQAGVSEAARHFAEEVENRYQERNFDIQRPLLSPQALYLSADELLGQLKHYPRIRVTTETEQRKPGRDNLPCSVPADLTAEPGSDEPLHKLKQLMERDTDAHFLICAESPGRREALQELLRRTHLKATDIDSWQAFQANPVRLGISVFALDQGISIPGELHLVTETQLFGRQIFQRRRRQREKEQSDQVIRHLSELTTNAPVVHIDHGVGRYRGLQSITVDGQINEFLMLEYANEAKLYVPVSSLHLISRYSGATDELAPLHRLGTEQWSKARRKAAEKVRDTAAELLDIYARRNAREGFSFDFPETDFERFAATFPFEETPDQASAIDAVIRDMRSAKPMDRLVCGDVGFGKTEVAMRAAFIAAQAGKQVAVLVPTTLLAQQHFDNFRDRFADWPINVELISRFRSAKQQQVIAQQLSDGQVDILIGTHKLLQGSLTYKNLGLLIIDEEHRFGVQQKEKIKALRAEVDILTMTATPIPRTLNMAMSGMRDLSIIATPPARRLSVKTFVRQSDPALLKEAILRELLRGGQVYFLHNEVKTIDKVVTEIDALVPEARVAAGHGQMRERELEQVMSDFYHKRFNVLVCTTIIETGIDIPNANTIIIERADKFGLAQLHQLRGRVGRSHHQAYAYLLTPDKRNMTDDAQKRLEAISEASTLGAGFTLATHDLEIRGAGELLGEDQSGQMQTIGFGLYMEMLEQAVEAIRDGKTPNLDKPLNHGCEVNLHLSALIPDDYLPDVHNRLMLYKRISNARDANALREIQVEMIDRFGLLPEATKNLLRLTELKLQAEVLGIQKLDVGNKGGKIEFDAEPKVEPIKLIQMIQRQPRIFKLDGPSGLRFTLPMESIEERFKQVEALLTALAS
- a CDS encoding glyceraldehyde-3-phosphate dehydrogenase, which codes for MSQELILADWNARESIAEAMIPLVGRLYRERNVEISIYGRVIVKRSVIDVIKAHRFVRQVEDEELSVIDTFPVLEVISGLDLHNAHVDIAKLAVKFRTEAKGRSLEQFVADEMVDAVGPIDDRKPVDVVLYGFGRIGRILARQLVDRAGIGHSMRLRAVVVRKGNADNDLEKRASLLRRDSVHGSFKGTIQVDEENQSIIANGVAIQVIFASQPEDVDYTQYGINNALVIDNTGMFRDAEAMSRHLKAKGAARVMLTAPGKNMKNIVMGVNHLDITAEDTILSAASCTTNAIVPVLKALQDKFGIENGHVETVHSYTNDQNLIDNYHKGSRRGRAAALNMVITETGAAKAVAKALPELEGKLTGNAIRVPTPNVSMAILNLNLKTGTTKEELNDYLRFIALHSDLQKQVDYSNSPEAVSSDFVGSRAAGVVDALATIAEGNRCVLYVWYDNEYGYSCQVIRMAQQICNTTLKPYPLEDK
- a CDS encoding Na(+)-translocating NADH-quinone reductase subunit A — encoded protein: MIRIKKGLDLPITGEPAQTIEEAAKVSSVALIGYDYVGMKPTMAVKEGDRVKLGQVIFTDKKTEGVQYTAPGAGVVKTINRGERRVLQSVVIELDAEEEAIEFSQYAADQLATLTREQVQENLVQSGLWTALRTRPFSKVPAAGTVPHSIFVTAMDTNPLAADPQVIIAEQEEAFKQGLALLTKLTDGKVYLCKAPGAAIPSVDGVVTEEFDGPHPAGNPSTHIHFLDPVSQQKTVWQIGYQDVIAFAKLFTTGRLHLDRVVALAGPQVEKPVLIRTRVGACLTELTAGKLRSGKNRIISGSVWNGMTASGPLGYLTRYTNQLSVLLEGDEREFMGWIAPGKDKFSVLNMFISKFAPGKRFAFTTTTNGSERAMVPVGQFEELMPLDILPTQLMRALVTGDIVLAMQLGCLELDEEDVALCSFACVGKYEYGPILRDNLTRIEKEA
- a CDS encoding NADH:ubiquinone reductase (Na(+)-transporting) subunit B — its product is MSIRAVLDKMEPHFHKGGKYENWYALFEAVDTIFYTPGKVTRAGAHVRDGVDLKRMMILVWMCTFPAVFFGLYSVGLQANTAMAQLGLTEAEGWRGSILSALTSYNASSLWDNIIHGAVYWLPIYAVTFIVGGFWEVLFAMKRGHEVNEGFFVTSILFSLILPATIPLWQVALGITFGVVIGKEVFGGTGKNFLNPALTGRAFLYFAYPAQISGDAIWTAVDGFSGATPLGLAAMGGVQEIIGAGVTWTSAFIGTIQGSVGEVSTLAIIIGGAIIMYAKIAAWRIVAGVTVGVIGTTLLFNIIGSETNPMFAVPFWWHFVIGGLAFGMFFMATDPVSASMTNTGKWIFGALIGVMTILIRVVNPAFPEGIMLAILFANLFAPLIDNFVVQANIKRRMSRNVV